A region of Vibrio porteresiae DSM 19223 DNA encodes the following proteins:
- the hutZ gene encoding heme utilization protein HutZ, translating to MDPKVKQERLQSRLEPEIQAFRQERRTLQLATVDEQGRPNVSYAPFVQNQHGYFVLISHIAKHARNLDVNPNVSLMMIEDEAEAAQIYARKRLTFDATAKAVERETELWTQVIGQMQARFGDIIDNLSQLQDFTLYQLTVTQGLYVKGFGQAYQVSGDDMVDMVHLDQGHQPLSNAS from the coding sequence ATGGATCCAAAAGTAAAGCAGGAGCGCTTACAAAGCCGCTTAGAGCCGGAGATTCAAGCCTTTCGCCAAGAGCGACGCACCCTGCAATTAGCCACAGTGGATGAACAAGGGCGACCTAACGTCAGCTACGCGCCGTTTGTGCAAAATCAACATGGCTACTTTGTCCTGATTTCTCATATTGCTAAACATGCACGTAACTTGGATGTGAATCCGAATGTGTCACTGATGATGATTGAAGATGAAGCGGAAGCGGCGCAGATTTACGCGCGTAAACGTCTGACCTTCGATGCAACTGCCAAGGCAGTTGAACGTGAAACCGAGCTTTGGACACAAGTGATTGGACAGATGCAAGCACGCTTTGGCGATATCATCGACAATCTTTCTCAGCTGCAAGATTTTACCTTATATCAGTTGACCGTAACCCAAGGTTTGTACGTGAAGGGATTTGGCCAAGCGTATCAAGTCTCTGGCGACGATATGGTCGACATGGTTCATCTTGACCAAGGTCACCAACCTCTCTCCAACGCTTCTTAA
- a CDS encoding methyl-accepting chemotaxis protein, which yields MLKMLTIRAQIGFAILLLTLFLLCVSVLNYMAVKSLDSTIGLFANRLMIAQSAVINADRDLYQALKGQQDAIIYKQEVLSKAQASFDENEQQAYDRMHKFLKLLDQYPEITGQFQGFDNTFNEWKNEAKQIFTLVQSGDESKLNSAFSISEKHFGSLREEYNKAGELLEAKAADIHAQAAKLALARERWTMIISVLSIVIGFVLLFVIPNSIVKSIATIRQVVDNIAKGKGDLVSRLPVASNNELGQLSQSMNQLLDQLQKLISGVLSDVQTLNRDSQSLQTVSEQTQKISERQQNHLSKVFSSFEQINHAVQEISSNAQNTSGRSEDAKRAAYEGQKLIDSNRQLNSQLASSVTSAAERIASLAADTDKITSVLDIIRGIADQTNLLALNAAIEAARAGEQGRGFAVVADEVRTLAQRTQASTEDIQSMVGGLIDGVKETQQAMSSGSDLMNQSVAMTDKVNDAFRHIQDLVATVQDMNLQVATATEQQSLVVGDVHASVSDLQGLVEESRQASSNVSESGNLVTSIARNMLSRMNQFKV from the coding sequence ATGCTAAAAATGCTGACTATTCGAGCACAAATTGGTTTTGCCATTTTGTTGCTTACTCTCTTCTTACTGTGTGTGAGCGTACTCAACTACATGGCGGTTAAGAGCTTAGATAGCACCATTGGTCTGTTTGCTAACCGCTTGATGATCGCACAAAGCGCCGTTATTAACGCAGACCGCGATTTATACCAAGCGCTTAAAGGTCAACAAGATGCCATTATCTATAAGCAAGAGGTGTTGAGTAAGGCGCAAGCTTCTTTTGATGAAAACGAGCAGCAAGCTTATGACCGGATGCATAAGTTCTTAAAGCTGTTGGATCAATACCCAGAGATTACTGGCCAGTTCCAAGGTTTCGATAACACGTTTAATGAGTGGAAAAATGAAGCAAAGCAGATTTTTACGCTAGTGCAAAGCGGTGATGAAAGTAAGCTGAACAGTGCGTTTTCTATTTCAGAAAAGCACTTTGGATCGCTGCGCGAAGAATATAACAAAGCGGGTGAGTTACTCGAAGCGAAGGCGGCTGATATCCATGCTCAAGCCGCCAAGTTAGCTCTAGCGCGTGAACGCTGGACGATGATCATTTCCGTCCTTTCCATCGTGATTGGTTTTGTGTTGTTGTTTGTGATTCCTAATTCGATTGTGAAATCTATTGCGACCATTCGCCAAGTGGTGGATAACATAGCAAAAGGCAAAGGGGACTTAGTGAGCCGTCTACCGGTAGCCTCTAATAACGAATTGGGACAGCTCAGCCAAAGTATGAATCAGCTACTTGATCAATTGCAAAAGCTGATTAGCGGTGTACTTAGTGATGTGCAAACGCTCAATCGTGATAGCCAATCTTTGCAAACGGTGTCGGAGCAGACTCAGAAGATCAGTGAGCGTCAGCAAAATCATCTGTCGAAAGTGTTTTCGTCTTTTGAACAAATTAACCATGCAGTGCAGGAAATTTCCTCTAACGCTCAAAACACATCGGGTAGGAGTGAAGATGCCAAACGAGCCGCTTATGAAGGGCAAAAACTGATTGATTCCAACCGCCAACTCAACAGTCAGTTGGCAAGCAGTGTTACCTCTGCAGCAGAGCGCATCGCTTCGTTGGCTGCAGATACGGATAAAATCACGTCGGTATTGGATATCATTCGTGGCATTGCCGATCAAACCAACTTGTTGGCACTTAACGCGGCGATTGAAGCGGCGCGTGCAGGTGAACAAGGGCGTGGGTTTGCGGTGGTGGCTGATGAAGTGCGCACCTTGGCGCAACGCACACAAGCGTCTACTGAGGACATTCAAAGCATGGTGGGTGGTTTGATTGATGGCGTAAAAGAGACGCAACAAGCGATGTCCAGCGGGAGTGATTTAATGAATCAATCGGTTGCGATGACGGATAAAGTCAATGACGCCTTTAGGCACATTCAAGACCTTGTTGCTACCGTGCAGGATATGAACCTCCAAGTGGCGACCGCAACCGAACAACAGAGTTTGGTGGTTGGCGATGTGCACGCGAGTGTGTCCGATTTGCAAGGGCTGGTGGAAGAGTCGAGACAAGCGTCAAGTAATGTATCTGAATCTGGTAACCTTGTGACCTCGATTGCGCGTAACATGCTGTCGCGTATGAACCAGTTCAAAGTTTAA
- a CDS encoding methyl-accepting chemotaxis protein translates to MILLYKNKSVGFQLRLIMTICLFVAFAAIATMVYRNASSVLLESTLNEQQSRVEALAKSIASQFDAYLSTSRTLESTFQNGYLNGLSRTHDSVDFMGHSLRDITVDGQSVIGDYAVVDRFTHDTGAVATLFAPVGNDWLRVTTSLKRNDGQRAVGTMLGTDHPGYQKLMQGQPYYAAVSLFGIRYITYYSPVKDASGNIIAISFVGVPVEKAAQDTFNALRNVTWGKTGYSIVVDNRAENLGHYLLHPQYTEKDPSIIDVQDANGNTPFKQVFTKDNGTIVFPYVYNNVRGDKYLVFATVPGWNWKLLGGTFVHEVTEETRALLTQIIIASVVVGGITLVLISLFIARTLKPLTAAAGYMERLGNGEVSMEIEQGDANSANEMVRLTNNVAGMASRLRHLVADIQKTSDEVQNRSQSVMNDANGSLRQSDQQQTQIDQVATAIEEMATSAQAVAQQVERIAENVREADSSTQSGLSMVEEVCVDVAKLNEQLDQSASAIEQVSSDSASIQTVTKMIDEIAEQTNLLALNAAIEAARAGEQGRGFAVVADEVRTLAHRTQVSVKDVVAIIEKLKGSTKNAVELMHQSQTNANRVLERAHEAGSSLETIAGQVRDIACQSDAIAATAEEQAQVTQEVASSAAQISELNAETRELSAQTNDSALALTQQATTLKSQIDFFH, encoded by the coding sequence ATGATTCTTTTATACAAAAACAAAAGTGTCGGTTTTCAGCTCCGTCTCATCATGACGATTTGTCTATTCGTCGCCTTTGCTGCTATTGCGACCATGGTGTATCGCAATGCTTCATCGGTATTATTAGAGTCGACGCTAAATGAACAGCAGTCTCGCGTAGAAGCACTGGCCAAAAGTATCGCTAGCCAGTTTGATGCTTACCTGTCGACTAGCCGCACTCTCGAATCAACATTCCAAAATGGTTACTTGAATGGACTCTCTCGCACCCATGATAGCGTGGATTTCATGGGGCATTCGTTACGCGACATCACGGTGGATGGTCAAAGTGTAATCGGTGATTATGCCGTCGTTGATCGTTTTACTCATGATACTGGTGCAGTGGCGACCCTGTTTGCCCCTGTCGGTAATGACTGGCTGCGTGTGACCACATCACTCAAACGCAATGATGGACAGCGCGCCGTTGGTACCATGCTAGGAACAGATCATCCGGGCTATCAAAAATTGATGCAAGGTCAGCCATATTACGCTGCCGTTTCTCTATTTGGCATCCGTTATATTACCTACTACTCACCCGTAAAAGATGCCTCTGGCAATATCATCGCCATTTCATTTGTGGGCGTGCCGGTAGAAAAAGCAGCGCAAGATACCTTTAATGCGTTGCGCAATGTGACTTGGGGTAAAACGGGTTACTCCATTGTGGTAGATAACCGCGCAGAGAATTTGGGGCACTATCTATTGCACCCGCAATACACAGAGAAAGATCCCTCCATCATTGATGTACAAGATGCGAATGGCAATACGCCATTTAAACAGGTTTTTACCAAAGACAATGGCACGATTGTTTTCCCGTATGTTTACAACAATGTGCGTGGCGACAAATATTTAGTGTTCGCAACCGTACCAGGTTGGAACTGGAAGCTATTAGGCGGAACCTTCGTTCATGAAGTCACTGAAGAGACTCGTGCCTTGCTCACTCAGATCATCATCGCGTCAGTCGTCGTTGGTGGGATCACCTTAGTACTCATCTCACTGTTTATTGCTCGTACGTTAAAACCACTGACCGCAGCGGCAGGCTATATGGAACGCTTAGGTAATGGCGAAGTGAGCATGGAGATTGAACAAGGTGACGCAAATTCCGCTAACGAAATGGTGCGTTTAACCAATAACGTTGCTGGGATGGCAAGTCGTTTGCGCCACTTAGTCGCGGATATTCAAAAGACAAGCGACGAAGTACAAAATCGTTCGCAAAGCGTCATGAACGATGCCAATGGTAGTCTACGTCAATCCGATCAGCAGCAAACACAAATTGACCAAGTGGCGACAGCCATTGAAGAGATGGCAACATCTGCTCAAGCCGTCGCCCAGCAAGTTGAGCGTATTGCTGAGAACGTTCGTGAAGCAGACAGCAGCACTCAATCGGGCCTAAGCATGGTTGAAGAAGTGTGTGTGGATGTGGCAAAACTTAATGAACAGTTGGATCAATCTGCCTCGGCGATTGAGCAAGTGAGTAGTGATAGCGCAAGTATTCAAACCGTCACTAAGATGATCGATGAGATCGCCGAACAGACTAACTTACTGGCACTAAACGCAGCGATTGAAGCAGCGCGAGCCGGGGAACAAGGGCGCGGCTTTGCTGTGGTGGCCGATGAAGTACGTACTCTGGCGCATCGAACTCAGGTGTCGGTAAAAGATGTGGTGGCGATCATCGAAAAACTCAAAGGTTCAACCAAAAATGCCGTTGAGTTAATGCATCAAAGCCAAACCAATGCCAACCGAGTGCTTGAACGTGCGCACGAAGCGGGGAGCTCACTAGAAACGATTGCCGGGCAAGTACGTGACATCGCGTGTCAATCTGATGCCATTGCCGCAACCGCAGAAGAGCAAGCGCAAGTGACTCAAGAAGTGGCATCAAGCGCTGCCCAGATCAGTGAATTGAACGCTGAAACGCGTGAACTCAGCGCCCAAACTAACGACAGTGCATTAGCGTTAACCCAGCAAGCGACCACGTTGAAGTCACAGATCGATTTCTTCCATTAA
- the garD gene encoding galactarate dehydratase codes for MKTTIPRYIKVHPDDNVAIIVNDGGLPAGTLLYEGLVLAEEIPEGHKVALKPIANGEAIVRYGEVIGYANKEIPQGGWISQFVVDMPQAPALDDIPIATRIPEPLPAMTDYTFMGYRNPDGSAGTKNLLGITTSVHCVAGVVDYMVDMIKRELLPRYPNVDGVVGLNHLYGCGVAINAPASVVPIRTIHNLALNPNFGGEVMVIGLGCEKLQPEKLLQGTGREQPISLEDASIISLQSEEHVGFQSMVTDILQTAEKHLQKLNQRRREPCPVADLVVGMQCGGSDAFSGVTANPSVGYATDLLVRCGATVMFSEVTEVRDAVHLLGPRCIDQQVGDRLKEEMRWYDDYLSLGQTDRRENPSPGNKKGGLANVVEKALGSIAKSGSSAIVEVLSPGERPTRKGLIFAATPASDFVCGTQQLSSGITMQVFTTGRGTPYGLEVVPVIKVATRNSLARRWFDLMDINAGTVATGEHTIEEKGWEIFNTILDVASGRKSTFSDQWGLHNALAVFNPAPVT; via the coding sequence ATGAAAACAACGATACCGAGATACATCAAAGTCCATCCGGATGATAATGTGGCGATTATCGTCAATGATGGCGGATTGCCGGCGGGGACACTCTTATATGAAGGGTTAGTTCTAGCCGAAGAGATTCCTGAAGGGCATAAAGTCGCGCTCAAACCGATTGCCAATGGTGAAGCCATTGTGCGCTATGGCGAGGTGATCGGCTATGCGAATAAAGAGATACCGCAAGGAGGCTGGATTAGCCAATTTGTGGTGGATATGCCTCAAGCGCCCGCGCTCGATGACATTCCGATTGCGACACGCATTCCTGAACCCTTACCAGCCATGACCGATTACACCTTTATGGGGTATCGCAATCCTGATGGCAGCGCTGGTACTAAGAACTTATTAGGCATTACGACCAGTGTCCATTGCGTCGCTGGCGTAGTCGACTATATGGTTGACATGATCAAGCGTGAATTGCTGCCACGTTACCCTAATGTGGATGGCGTGGTCGGGCTCAACCACCTTTACGGCTGTGGTGTCGCCATTAATGCACCCGCCTCCGTTGTCCCTATCCGTACTATTCATAACTTAGCGCTTAACCCTAATTTCGGTGGGGAAGTGATGGTGATTGGTTTAGGCTGCGAAAAACTTCAACCGGAGAAATTGCTGCAAGGCACAGGACGTGAGCAACCGATCAGCTTAGAAGATGCCAGTATCATCTCTTTACAAAGCGAAGAGCATGTCGGCTTCCAATCGATGGTAACCGATATACTGCAAACCGCAGAAAAGCATCTACAAAAGCTGAATCAACGTCGTCGTGAGCCTTGCCCAGTGGCTGACCTCGTGGTTGGCATGCAATGTGGTGGTAGTGATGCTTTTTCGGGTGTCACCGCCAACCCATCAGTGGGTTATGCGACCGACTTGTTAGTGCGCTGCGGTGCTACCGTGATGTTTTCCGAGGTGACGGAAGTGCGTGATGCCGTGCATTTGCTTGGCCCGCGCTGTATTGATCAGCAAGTGGGTGACCGCTTGAAAGAAGAGATGCGCTGGTATGATGATTACCTCAGTTTGGGGCAAACTGACCGACGTGAAAACCCATCGCCAGGCAACAAAAAAGGGGGCTTAGCGAATGTGGTCGAGAAAGCGTTAGGCTCGATTGCTAAATCAGGCAGCAGCGCTATCGTTGAAGTGCTTTCTCCGGGTGAACGCCCAACGCGCAAAGGTCTGATTTTCGCGGCAACGCCTGCCAGCGACTTTGTCTGTGGTACTCAGCAGCTTTCGTCTGGGATTACCATGCAAGTGTTTACTACTGGGCGTGGTACACCTTATGGCCTAGAAGTGGTGCCTGTCATTAAAGTGGCAACACGTAACTCCTTAGCGCGACGTTGGTTTGACTTAATGGACATCAATGCTGGGACTGTCGCAACGGGTGAACATACGATTGAAGAAAAAGGATGGGAAATTTTTAATACCATCTTGGATGTTGCCAGTGGCCGCAAGTCTACTTTTTCAGACCAGTGGGGCTTACATAATGCCTTAGCTGTGTTTAACCCTGCACCAGTGACATGA
- a CDS encoding sugar diacid recognition domain-containing protein: MQLREQLAERIVERAQKIIKYPLNVMDETGIIIASTNPARKYQKHGGAVLALTELKPIEISDTMLPEFPNVQPGVNLPIIFNNEAIGVIGISGPLKEVRPFGELVKMSAEMVVEYTSMVEMTRWSERKREEFLLECIDTHASQNHLIDMAAQLKVDIFQRHAIGIIEVTEAEHQKEVNRVLGTWSRQRLKAENSYKTTIVLFNASDIDTEKPTRAVNDWQSLQAHLKQELHVPFHCALGHVYEEPYQIPFAFQSALAVLKSGMRLAPNCRFYCYQDYEIPSLFEGTLHEWQKNKLAAQNSQLELADPTLIHTLMTWFDNDCDVKQTSEMLYIHPNTLRYRLKRVEEICNIDLHHYKDVCRLYFSLIL; this comes from the coding sequence ATGCAATTACGAGAGCAACTAGCTGAACGTATCGTGGAACGTGCACAAAAGATCATTAAATATCCGCTTAATGTCATGGATGAAACTGGCATCATCATCGCCTCCACTAACCCGGCGCGTAAGTATCAAAAGCACGGCGGTGCCGTGTTGGCATTAACCGAATTAAAACCGATTGAAATCTCTGACACTATGCTTCCCGAATTTCCCAACGTTCAACCCGGGGTTAACTTACCGATTATTTTCAACAACGAAGCGATTGGCGTGATCGGCATTTCTGGCCCACTCAAAGAGGTTCGCCCTTTTGGTGAGCTCGTTAAAATGTCGGCTGAGATGGTGGTGGAATACACTTCCATGGTTGAAATGACTCGCTGGAGTGAGCGCAAAAGGGAGGAGTTTCTCCTTGAGTGTATCGACACCCATGCGTCGCAAAACCATCTGATTGATATGGCCGCGCAGCTTAAGGTCGATATTTTTCAACGTCATGCCATTGGCATTATTGAAGTCACCGAGGCTGAGCACCAAAAAGAGGTTAATCGCGTACTTGGCACTTGGTCTCGCCAACGTCTTAAAGCAGAAAACTCGTATAAAACCACCATAGTGTTGTTTAATGCCAGCGATATTGATACTGAAAAACCAACGCGAGCCGTCAATGACTGGCAAAGTTTGCAGGCCCATTTAAAACAAGAATTACACGTGCCATTTCATTGTGCGCTAGGCCATGTCTATGAAGAGCCCTACCAGATTCCATTTGCATTTCAAAGTGCCTTAGCGGTATTGAAATCGGGCATGCGCTTAGCCCCTAATTGTCGTTTTTACTGCTATCAAGACTATGAGATTCCCTCACTGTTTGAAGGCACCTTACACGAGTGGCAAAAAAACAAATTGGCAGCGCAAAATTCCCAATTGGAATTGGCTGACCCAACCTTAATTCATACCTTGATGACTTGGTTTGACAACGATTGTGACGTGAAACAAACATCGGAGATGCTGTACATCCACCCCAATACGCTGCGTTATCGCTTAAAACGCGTGGAAGAGATCTGCAATATCGATTTGCATCACTACAAAGACGTTTGCCGGCTCTATTTCAGTTTGATTTTATAA
- a CDS encoding basic amino acid/polyamine antiporter — translation MASQEKIGLTALTALVFSSMVGAGIFSLPQNMAEVAGADAIITGWVITGVGILFLAGCFLHLSRLKPELDGGIYTYARQGFGDTAGFLSAWGYWLCATIGVVGYLVVAFAALGAFVDTPDHVVFGDGNTVMAFIGESVVLWAVHFLILRGIKQAALINLLATLAKSLPLIVFIVLAYWYFDMDTFNIDRAGHSLQTPFIDQVRNTMLITLWVFTGIEGAIVLSERAKRRADIGTATYVGVIAALILYVAITLLSLGIMQRAEIAQMSNPSMAGLMAHLGGEWGRWLLSIGLVISVLASYLSWILYSAEVPCTAAQAGAFPKRFALQNQHGTSKASLTLTSFTVQLCLIMVLFTGKGYNALVLISTSMILVPYFLVGAYLVKVAHQQSCRLSIKLTGYGASVYGLWLIYAAGLNSLALSLVLYIPGLLIYLYSRRRHKLIESNQPSV, via the coding sequence ATGGCAAGCCAAGAAAAAATTGGTTTAACGGCTCTAACAGCGTTGGTATTCAGTTCTATGGTTGGGGCAGGCATATTTAGCCTGCCCCAAAACATGGCGGAAGTTGCGGGTGCCGATGCGATTATCACTGGTTGGGTAATTACCGGTGTTGGCATTTTGTTTCTTGCCGGCTGCTTTTTGCACCTATCACGGCTTAAACCAGAGTTAGATGGCGGGATTTATACCTATGCGCGTCAAGGCTTTGGCGACACTGCAGGTTTTCTTTCTGCTTGGGGGTATTGGCTCTGTGCCACCATCGGCGTTGTCGGTTATTTGGTGGTCGCCTTTGCCGCTTTAGGCGCTTTTGTCGATACGCCTGACCACGTCGTGTTTGGCGATGGCAATACCGTAATGGCGTTTATTGGCGAATCCGTCGTACTTTGGGCGGTTCACTTTTTGATTCTGCGCGGCATTAAGCAGGCTGCACTGATCAATCTTCTGGCCACGTTAGCCAAAAGCCTTCCCCTGATCGTATTTATCGTTTTAGCCTACTGGTACTTCGATATGGATACGTTCAATATCGATCGCGCTGGTCACTCGTTACAAACACCTTTTATCGATCAAGTGCGTAATACCATGCTCATTACCCTGTGGGTGTTTACTGGCATTGAAGGGGCGATCGTATTATCTGAGCGAGCGAAACGCCGTGCTGATATCGGCACCGCAACCTATGTTGGAGTAATAGCAGCGCTGATTCTGTATGTTGCCATTACCTTACTGTCGCTTGGCATTATGCAGCGTGCCGAAATTGCCCAGATGTCTAACCCATCGATGGCGGGTTTAATGGCTCATCTTGGTGGTGAATGGGGACGTTGGTTGCTGAGTATCGGCTTGGTGATTTCCGTACTTGCCTCCTACTTGAGTTGGATTTTGTATTCAGCAGAAGTGCCATGTACAGCTGCTCAAGCAGGCGCCTTTCCCAAACGTTTTGCCCTGCAAAATCAGCATGGTACGTCAAAAGCATCGCTGACACTCACGAGTTTTACCGTGCAACTCTGTTTAATCATGGTGCTGTTTACCGGTAAAGGCTATAACGCCTTGGTGCTGATTTCGACATCGATGATTTTGGTGCCCTATTTTCTTGTCGGTGCCTATTTGGTTAAAGTCGCCCATCAGCAGTCGTGTCGTCTAAGCATTAAACTGACCGGATATGGTGCAAGTGTCTATGGTTTATGGCTTATTTATGCTGCGGGACTCAATAGCCTAGCGCTTTCATTGGTTCTCTATATTCCTGGTCTACTGATTTACCTATACAGTCGTCGTCGGCACAAATTGATCGAATCAAACCAACCTAGCGTTTGA
- a CDS encoding homocysteine S-methyltransferase family protein: MLNQAVNILDGGMSRELEKRGAPFRQPEWSALALIETPEIVRDVHQAFIQNGAQVVTTNSYALVPFHIGEERFHQEAQLLAYRAGDMARQAVQLTGNKALVAGSLPPLFGSYRADLFEPEHVEEIATPLIQGLAPHVDFWLNETQSLIAEPKAIKALLTKLGQDDKPLWVSFTLEDDQVTDVPRLRSGETVAEAAAEMAKIGVEAMLFNCCQPEVIESAIQVAKEVFTAAGKANIKLGAYANAFAPQRKDAAANEDLDEVRADLTPPAYVVWAEKWAHAGASLIGGCCGIGTDHIAELSRHFTPSSAE, encoded by the coding sequence ATGTTGAATCAAGCTGTGAACATTCTCGATGGCGGTATGAGCCGTGAACTAGAAAAACGCGGTGCTCCATTTCGCCAACCAGAATGGTCTGCGCTCGCGTTAATTGAAACGCCAGAGATTGTGCGTGACGTGCACCAAGCCTTTATCCAAAACGGTGCTCAAGTGGTCACTACCAACAGCTACGCATTGGTACCTTTTCATATTGGTGAAGAGCGTTTCCACCAAGAAGCTCAATTACTTGCCTACCGCGCTGGTGACATGGCTCGCCAAGCGGTGCAACTTACCGGCAATAAAGCCCTTGTCGCAGGCTCGTTGCCACCACTCTTTGGCTCATACCGTGCTGACTTGTTCGAACCAGAACATGTTGAAGAGATTGCTACGCCACTGATTCAGGGGTTAGCACCGCATGTGGATTTTTGGCTCAACGAAACCCAAAGTTTGATTGCTGAACCTAAAGCAATCAAAGCGCTGCTCACCAAACTTGGTCAAGACGATAAACCTCTGTGGGTTTCCTTTACTCTTGAAGATGATCAAGTGACTGACGTACCTCGCCTTCGTTCCGGTGAAACCGTTGCAGAAGCTGCCGCGGAAATGGCAAAAATCGGCGTTGAAGCCATGCTGTTTAACTGCTGCCAACCTGAAGTCATTGAAAGCGCTATCCAAGTCGCCAAAGAAGTCTTTACTGCAGCCGGTAAGGCTAACATTAAACTTGGTGCTTACGCCAACGCGTTTGCTCCACAACGTAAAGATGCTGCCGCTAACGAAGATTTGGATGAAGTCCGTGCCGACTTAACGCCTCCTGCTTATGTGGTATGGGCAGAGAAATGGGCGCACGCTGGCGCATCCTTGATCGGTGGTTGTTGTGGTATCGGCACCGACCATATCGCTGAGTTAAGCCGTCACTTCACTCCATCGAGCGCAGAGTAA
- a CDS encoding methyl-accepting chemotaxis protein codes for MRSFSFKNKIILVIVAIITATILVAYMSVNYFISSYIAQTDTQNIEHNIELVNQKLESELKTKINLAKSLNFSMMDIADTKNSTGFYRIVKVVNGYAFDESGNMEDDKAQVYVTSAEKQTEKPSISSVTMEGERPTITISQRRPDDSVDFFVIDLTGLKEVLKQYALDGSYLELISGNGTTIFSNKKGDNLTKINKIINVAENQWQLNGYIDNDRIQANTDRLNWKITMALLVCAAVVITLSILSLNFAFKPLLRLKALVADLSQGDGDLTQRLDVASQDEIGQISASINRFIEQLQGMFIEVSQSSSQIDSAIVLLGEQSRSNVKSLNAHTVETEQVITAIEQMNATAGSIAQSATDAAKLTETASSYASESKVVINHAVGSVNALETDVTDMAGTIAAMSEDTRQIESVLQVIGEIAEQTNLLALNAAIEAARAGEQGRGFAVVADEVRALASRTQQSTGKINEMLTKLRHTTDSVVTKMESTRRSCEATADNTNKVMESLNTMTASVVEINDLNTLMATSAEEQSHVTSEISRNMAQIQQLIEGLNQNASKTDAISNDLGVTSSDLSEVVGRFKVQ; via the coding sequence ATGCGAAGCTTTTCGTTTAAAAATAAGATAATACTGGTTATTGTCGCTATTATTACTGCGACCATCTTGGTGGCGTATATGAGCGTTAACTACTTTATCAGCAGCTATATTGCGCAAACCGATACACAAAATATTGAACACAACATTGAATTAGTTAACCAAAAGCTTGAGAGTGAGTTAAAAACCAAAATTAACCTCGCTAAAAGCCTCAACTTCAGCATGATGGATATCGCTGATACCAAAAACAGCACCGGTTTTTACCGCATTGTTAAAGTCGTCAACGGCTATGCTTTTGATGAAAGCGGCAACATGGAAGATGACAAAGCTCAAGTCTATGTTACTAGCGCGGAAAAACAGACCGAGAAGCCATCCATCAGCTCCGTGACTATGGAAGGTGAACGACCAACCATCACTATTTCTCAACGTCGCCCTGACGATTCTGTCGATTTCTTCGTGATTGATTTAACCGGCCTAAAAGAAGTGCTAAAACAATACGCGTTAGACGGCAGTTATCTTGAATTGATCTCGGGTAATGGCACCACCATCTTCTCGAATAAGAAAGGCGACAACCTAACGAAAATCAATAAAATCATCAATGTGGCTGAAAATCAGTGGCAGTTGAATGGTTACATTGATAACGACCGCATTCAAGCCAATACCGACCGCTTGAACTGGAAGATCACCATGGCGCTACTTGTGTGTGCCGCAGTGGTAATTACCTTAAGCATTCTTTCCTTAAACTTTGCCTTCAAGCCGCTACTGCGTTTGAAAGCGCTGGTGGCTGACTTATCACAAGGCGATGGCGACCTAACCCAACGTCTTGATGTGGCATCACAAGATGAAATTGGGCAGATCAGTGCTTCAATCAACCGCTTTATTGAACAGCTGCAAGGGATGTTTATTGAAGTGTCACAATCGTCATCGCAAATCGATTCTGCGATTGTATTGCTTGGTGAGCAATCGCGCTCGAACGTGAAGTCGTTGAATGCGCACACCGTAGAGACTGAGCAAGTGATTACGGCGATCGAGCAGATGAATGCGACTGCTGGTTCTATCGCGCAAAGCGCTACTGATGCGGCTAAGCTGACAGAAACGGCCAGCAGCTATGCAAGCGAATCGAAAGTGGTGATCAATCACGCTGTTGGCAGTGTAAATGCTTTAGAAACCGACGTGACAGATATGGCAGGTACTATCGCTGCGATGAGTGAAGACACGCGCCAAATCGAGAGCGTGTTGCAAGTCATTGGTGAGATTGCAGAACAGACTAACCTGTTGGCACTTAACGCGGCGATTGAAGCGGCACGTGCTGGTGAACAAGGTCGGGGGTTTGCGGTAGTCGCTGATGAGGTGCGTGCTCTTGCTAGCCGTACTCAACAAAGCACTGGCAAAATCAACGAGATGCTGACTAAGCTACGTCATACCACCGACAGCGTTGTGACTAAGATGGAATCAACACGTCGTAGTTGTGAAGCGACGGCAGACAACACCAACAAAGTGATGGAGTCACTCAATACGATGACGGCATCCGTGGTGGAAATTAACGATTTGAACACCTTGATGGCGACTTCTGCTGAAGAGCAAAGTCATGTGACTTCTGAGATCAGCCGTAACATGGCACAAATCCAGCAGTTGATTGAAGGTCTTAACCAAAACGCATCAAAAACCGATGCTATCAGTAATGATTTGGGTGTGACTTCATCGGATCTATCGGAAGTGGTTGGACGCTTTAAAGTCCAATAA